Part of the Paenibacillus sp. JNUCC32 genome is shown below.
GACGTATGGTGCCTACAAACTCGGGACCTGCGTGACTGTCACCGAATGTAAAGGTGCTGCGCTTCAATATGCCCGGGGACAGCACCAGAAAACAAGAACCGAAGCGGGGAGACCCCCCGTCAGCATAATTCATGAGATTGAGTGCGCCGTACTTCGGCCGCTCGTCATGGCGAACGCCGGGCTGCTGGTAGGCTCCGCCAAACAGGAGCCGTTCCCATTGGTCGCGGTCGCCGCCCGGGTAGGCCGTACGGCTTCCGTTGGTCACGCTCGTGATGAACTGGTTATGATATACGCCTTCCGTCAGGAGAGATTCGATAACGGAGCGGCCTGTAGGCAGTATCCGATCCGGATGGAAATTCAACGTGACCCGGGCATGCTTTTCGATGAGCTTTAACTGTCGGCGCATCGTCACGGATTCTTTTCCATGTTTTCGTAAAATATGCTCCGTCATGGCCGAGGTGCTCTTCCGTGCGTTCGCCGCTAACGATTCGACATGAAGAATCGCTTGTTGCTGCGCTTCGGTTAACCGTTCGCTCATTTTTGGATCCTCCATACCTTCATACTAAAATACAACGATACGATATTCCTCACTTCTATCCCTGATGCGTAGATTCCTCTATGGATGCGGATTTCGTGTTTCAGGAGTGTTGGACAGCCTTTGCTCTCAGAACATCCGAAATGATTGCCCGAGGCCAAGACGTCATGCTTTAATGTAACTACACAAACGAATCCAAGGTGATGGAGGTTACCATGCAGCCCAATTTCAGCATTCAGGATAAAATCGCAATCGTGACGGGTGCCAGCAAAGGCATCGGTTACGGACTAGCCCAAGCGCTCGCAGCGGCAGGAGCCAAGGTTGCCGTTATGGCACGTAGCAAAGCGTCGCTGGATCGATTGGTTGAGGAAATCTTCATGGCGGGAGGCCAGGCCAAGGCCTATGAGCTGGATGTGCGCAATGTGGAGCAGATCCGATTCGTATTTGGACAGGTAGCCAAGGACTTTGGCCGTCTGGATATCGTGGTCAATAACGCGGGTTTGGGAGAGGGCATGCTCGCGGAAGACATCACGGAAGATTACTGGGACGAGATGATGGACGTTAATTTGAAGGGCGTATTTTTCTGCTGTCAGGCTGCCGGCCGCCTCATGCTGGAGCAGGGCTATGGAAAAATCATCAACGTCAGCTCGCAGGTCAGCATCGTCGGGATTACCGAAGGCGCTGCCTATTGCGCCTCCAAGGGCGGCGTTAACCAGCTGACGAAGGTGCTGGCGCTGGAGTGGTCCAGCCGGGGCGTCAACATCAATGCGGTCGGTCCCACCTTCATCCATACGCCGGGAACGGCCGAAAGATTGGACTCCCCCGAGTTCCGGGACGGCGTATTGGCACGGATCCCGGCAGGCCGGATCGGCACCATAGGTGATGTGGCCGGCGCCGTTATCTATTTGGCATCGCCGGCATCCGACCTCGTTACGGGCACCTTGCTGCTTGTGGATGGCGGCTGGACGGCACAATAGGGATGACGGAATAAGCCTGAGTGAGCTGAATCCGGCGGCCCGACAA
Proteins encoded:
- a CDS encoding SDR family NAD(P)-dependent oxidoreductase, which encodes MQPNFSIQDKIAIVTGASKGIGYGLAQALAAAGAKVAVMARSKASLDRLVEEIFMAGGQAKAYELDVRNVEQIRFVFGQVAKDFGRLDIVVNNAGLGEGMLAEDITEDYWDEMMDVNLKGVFFCCQAAGRLMLEQGYGKIINVSSQVSIVGITEGAAYCASKGGVNQLTKVLALEWSSRGVNINAVGPTFIHTPGTAERLDSPEFRDGVLARIPAGRIGTIGDVAGAVIYLASPASDLVTGTLLLVDGGWTAQ